The Nostoc sp. PCC 7524 nucleotide sequence CATTCTCGTCACCGGGTTCTTCATGCAGCCGACACCACAGGTAGGGAAGTCACAACTACCCTCTCTGCTCAAGTATTACGTCGTCACAATATCCAAGTTATTCAGCAAGCTTTGGCTTTGAGTTTATGGTTAGAACACGAAACTGGTAACTGTCAGGGTATTAGCCTGTTTTATCAAGGAAAAATTAACTGGGTGAGGGCTAGGGCGGTAATCTTAGCCACAGGTGGCGGTGGACAGGTATTTGCCCAAACTACCAACCCGGCTGTGAGTACCGGCGATGGAGTCGCGATCGCTTGGCGGGCTGGGGCGATTCTGCGTGATTTAGAATTTGTCCAATTTCATCCCACAGCTTTAACTAAACCCGGACGCTTCCTGATTAGTGAGGCGGTTCGGGGCGAAGGCGCACACCTAGTTGACAATGAAGGGCGGCGGTTTGCTTTTGACTATCATCCGGCTGGAGAACTCGCACCTAGAGATGTAGTCAGTAGAGCTATTTTTAGCCATTTGCAAAAAACTGCCGTTGATCCCGCCACTGCTCATGTCTGGTTGGATATGCGTCCGATTCCTCCCGACAAGATTCGGCAACGTTTTCCTAATATTGTCAAAGTTTGCCAGCGTTGGGGCATTGATGTCTTTCAAGAACCCATCCCTGTAGCCCCAGCAGCCCATTACTGGATGGGTGGAATTGCCACTGATTTAAGTAATCGTACCAATATTCCGGGATTATACGCAGTGGGAGAAACTGCCAGTACGGGAGTACACGGAGCCAACCGATTAGCTAGTAATTCATTGCTGGAATGTATTGTGTTTGGAGCGCAATTCTCCCAGATTCAACTGCCCAATTCAGCTACCACATCACCATTACCAGATTTGCCATTGCGGGAATTTCAGATTGAAGCGAGGGAATGGCAGACTCAGCAAGCACAATTGGCTGTGATTCGGGAAAAATTACCCCGTCTAGTTTGGCAAAGTGCAGGTATTTGTCGAGAACAGTCGGGTTTATCTGCGGCGATCGCCTCTGTAGAATCTTGGCGACAAAATTTTGCAGCTTTGCTGTTGAGTCAATTCTTAATTTCTTTACGCCCCTACGAAGCTGTGAGCTTCCATGTTCCAGATATTGAACCGCAATTACGACTATGGGCAGAAACACGCAATTTACTGGATGTCGCTGAACTTATTCTCAAAAGTGCTGCCTTTAGAACTGAAAGCAGGGGTGGACACTACCGCCTAGACTATCCCCATGCAGATCCTCACTGGCAAGCTCACACTATAGTACAAAAATATCAATGGTGGCAATCTCCGGTCGGGAAATCTTAAAACTTGCTTAAGTATTTTCAAGTAAGTATTTTCGTTGCATATACTCTTCTTCATCGAAGAAGTACAAACACTCAATAAAATCTATGGACAGCATAACTTATTAGTATGTTGAGCCAAATTTGTAGTGCTGCAAGAGAAAACTCTTGTGACATATTACTATGGCTTATTGTGATGTGATTTGTACAAAAAAAATATTCAGCGCGTACCAGTCCCATATTCACTGTATGGAGCGCCATAGTTCGGCGGAATATAAGTGTCTTTGGAATCTTGTAAATGAAGAGCAGGGGGGTGTGTAAGTTTTCCGGTAGTGGGATTAGAAGCATTAGCAGCTAAGTAATGGAAGGTGCCGGTTGCATCTGCTACTTTTGGGATGATCAAAGAAGCACTGATGCAAAATATCACAACACCAATGATTTTCAATTTGGTTGTCATAGGCTTTGCTAAAGGGTATGTATTCTGAACTTATCCAGTGTGTTTTGTTAAATACAGTAAGCTAAATTACTTTTTCCAAAGAAGTTAAGTTTTGGTGAAAATCTACTGCTAACTGATAGCTACTTAACTGTCATTAAGTGATGTTGCGGCTAATCAAAAATTCAGGATTATGCCTTAAAAGCATCTTGACAATTAAGTAATATAACGAGAACCGATGGTTAACATCAGTCAAAAGTTAGAAGTAATTCTCAGTCAAAAGTTATATATGTTCATTAATTACCACAGGAGAATTATCTGTCTCGTATTTTTTTAATAAAAAATTAAGCTTTTTAAGTGTAATTTCTCACAGTACCAAATGTCAAACCTGTAACATTACGTAGATAGCTTTGGGTCTACACAACTGTTTTCGGTGAAAATAGGGAGACTCCGGAAATACTTTTGGGTAATTTTTAATTTTTGATAAATTTTTTGGCAAATTTAAAGTTACAGGTTATACCGTTTCTTTATGAAGATGCAATTTATAGGTTGTTGTAGAGACTTTGCATACAACGTCTCTACAGAATTTATTTGGTGAAGCTTTTCATAGAATTGGTATTACTAGCTCAGTAAAAATGGCAATTATCTAGCTCCATTATAGTACAAAAATACTAATACAGCTTGTTTTTAAACTCATAAAATGGGGAAAATACTGTAAGTATTCATTTTTAAGAAAATTCATAGCAATTCTTACCTAGATGCTTGGCACGATACATAGCAGTATCTGCTTGTTTGATTAATGTGTCAGCATCTTTGCTGTGTATAGGATAAATACTGATGCCAATACTAGCAGACACTTTAGTAGTGTATCCGTCCAAAAGAATTGGCTCAGTAATGCTGACTAAAATTTTCTCAGCAACTTTAGCAGCTACTTGCATATTAGGTATAGCTCGTAAAATCACGGTAAATTCATCGCCACCTAAGCGAGAAACAGTATCGCTAGCACGTAAAGAATTGCTGAGGCGTTGACCAATGACTACTAATAGGCGATCGCCCATCTCATGACCCAAGGTATCATTAACTTGTTTAAAGCCATCTAGGTCGATAAACAGTAAACCTAGTAGTAAATTGTGACTGTGCGCCCAATTGATCGACTCTTGCAGTTGTTCAGCAAAGAATTTCCGATTAGGTAAACCTGTGAGGGAGTCGTGATAGGCTAAATAACGTAAACGGTCTTCTTTGAGTTTTAATTCATTGTTAGAGCGAAACAACTCAGCCGCAGTCCGCTTGAGTTCCTCTTCCATCAACTTACGCTGAGTAATATCTCGAATCACCCCCACTAAAAAATAATTGCCAGCTGCATCTTTGTGGAGCGATCGCTTAGTAGCAATCAGATGCGTCTTCCCGTAAGCATCAGTAAATTCTTCTTCGTTCTCATGGGGACGCTGCGTCGTAAACACCAATTCATCTTGCTTTCGGAACACATCAACTTCGTGGGTTGGGAAAAAATCAACATCTGATTTGTCAATCAGCACAGTGTTGGGATAACCAATAAATTGACAATAAGCCTCATTTAAAACTATCCACTGACGTTGTTCATTTTTCACAAAAATCGGGTCAGCGATCGTATCTATCACTTCCTGCAAAAACTCTTTCGAGCGTTTTAACTCTTCCTGCATATAAGCAAGCTGATAAGTCATCCACACCACCGAACCACCGAAGGTGAGTAATGCTGGAATCAGTGGTATCCACCAACCAAACAAAAAAGCCAAATACGCACTAATAATCAGCAGCAAACAACAAAATAGAACCGTCAACAAACTAGGAATAGGTTTTCGGATGCGCCATGTGGTTGCAGAGCCAATATAAGACCAAGCAAAAATCCACAAATATTCCCCAAAATCTGACCAGACTTTGAGTAATGGTCTACCGTCTAAAGCTGCTGAGATTAACTGATCAACAAAATACGCTTGCAATACAATCCCAGCCACAGGCTTGGCTCCTGCCATCAGACGGCTAGAATAGGGAATAAACACACTCTCCTGCACACTAGAAGCAGTAGAGCCAATTAAGACAATGCGATCCTTAATCCAGCTTGTTGGTACTTTATTATTAAGCACATCCACCATACTCACTTGGCGATAACCACACTGACTAGGAGTATGATTGCGACAACCCGGTTTGGGAAAATTTGACAAAATTTGATAGCCTTTAGCATCAGCTTGGACATAAGCACCGTCAT carries:
- the nadB gene encoding L-aspartate oxidase, producing the protein MPQIDIPSQFDVLVIGAGAAGLYTALCLPESLQVGLITKETVTLSASDWAQGGIAAAIAPDDSPTLHIEDTLQAGAGLCDLAAVEFLAQHAPSCIQSLVNLGVAFDRHGQALALTLEAAHSRHRVLHAADTTGREVTTTLSAQVLRRHNIQVIQQALALSLWLEHETGNCQGISLFYQGKINWVRARAVILATGGGGQVFAQTTNPAVSTGDGVAIAWRAGAILRDLEFVQFHPTALTKPGRFLISEAVRGEGAHLVDNEGRRFAFDYHPAGELAPRDVVSRAIFSHLQKTAVDPATAHVWLDMRPIPPDKIRQRFPNIVKVCQRWGIDVFQEPIPVAPAAHYWMGGIATDLSNRTNIPGLYAVGETASTGVHGANRLASNSLLECIVFGAQFSQIQLPNSATTSPLPDLPLREFQIEAREWQTQQAQLAVIREKLPRLVWQSAGICREQSGLSAAIASVESWRQNFAALLLSQFLISLRPYEAVSFHVPDIEPQLRLWAETRNLLDVAELILKSAAFRTESRGGHYRLDYPHADPHWQAHTIVQKYQWWQSPVGKS
- a CDS encoding CHASE2 domain-containing protein encodes the protein MSQQLGKRLVQLILGLKQSLSRRRRELITTSSVMVLVLFLRSVGLLQSLELATLDHFFHLRPYEPPDERITIVAIDEVSLRGGFPIPDGIIAELLQKLQVHQPRAIGLDIYRNLPTQPGYEALVSAYKSMPNLVGIELLAPNNQNASVPPPPKLNREQVGFNNLLYDPDGKVRRSLLYLHIGDQLHESFALKLGLLYLKAEGIKPQKAAINPKYLQLGKAEFPRFQGNDGAYVQADAKGYQILSNFPKPGCRNHTPSQCGYRQVSMVDVLNNKVPTSWIKDRIVLIGSTASSVQESVFIPYSSRLMAGAKPVAGIVLQAYFVDQLISAALDGRPLLKVWSDFGEYLWIFAWSYIGSATTWRIRKPIPSLLTVLFCCLLLIISAYLAFLFGWWIPLIPALLTFGGSVVWMTYQLAYMQEELKRSKEFLQEVIDTIADPIFVKNEQRQWIVLNEAYCQFIGYPNTVLIDKSDVDFFPTHEVDVFRKQDELVFTTQRPHENEEEFTDAYGKTHLIATKRSLHKDAAGNYFLVGVIRDITQRKLMEEELKRTAAELFRSNNELKLKEDRLRYLAYHDSLTGLPNRKFFAEQLQESINWAHSHNLLLGLLFIDLDGFKQVNDTLGHEMGDRLLVVIGQRLSNSLRASDTVSRLGGDEFTVILRAIPNMQVAAKVAEKILVSITEPILLDGYTTKVSASIGISIYPIHSKDADTLIKQADTAMYRAKHLGKNCYEFS